Proteins encoded within one genomic window of Syntrophobacterales bacterium:
- a CDS encoding thiolase family protein, with protein sequence MKEVFFVSAQRSPIGKYLGSLKTVRVQDLAALTMKAVVDEARLDFGALDMCIYSQSLQSSLPANVGRHAWTLAGLSEEPAGYTLNTLCAGALQTMISGFNKLVGDEYSGVLVGGVDSYSMAQHYIFHPRYRIGPGELCFHNPKTEVETNAQPRERYGELTAAALADGIARRWGLDRKNLDMHVLQDRQKRLAALAAGEISPEIASATVKHKGKEDSVTADDPPESATLEELSGLPPVRESGSATRASLAPWADAAASLVMLSADRAEKLGCKPLARMAGFGIAAGSPLLLEKTTVRSINKALAMCNICMEDIDFFDIHSPSAAYALAVENTLGEAVSGRINVDGSSLSFGCPGAATGGVMAVRLISRLRGQRGRRGLINVGALGGQSLSVVIESV encoded by the coding sequence TTGAAAGAGGTATTTTTTGTAAGTGCGCAAAGAAGCCCGATCGGAAAATATCTTGGTTCCCTGAAGACTGTCCGGGTTCAGGATTTGGCGGCGCTGACGATGAAGGCCGTGGTGGACGAGGCGAGGTTGGATTTTGGCGCCTTGGACATGTGCATTTACAGCCAGTCCCTGCAGAGCAGCCTGCCGGCGAATGTTGGCCGGCACGCCTGGACGCTGGCCGGTCTGAGTGAAGAGCCGGCGGGCTACACCCTGAACACCCTTTGCGCGGGCGCCCTGCAGACAATGATCAGCGGGTTCAACAAGCTTGTCGGGGATGAATACAGCGGGGTGCTCGTGGGTGGCGTTGATAGTTACAGCATGGCGCAGCATTACATTTTTCACCCCCGCTACCGGATAGGGCCGGGGGAGCTTTGTTTTCACAATCCGAAAACAGAAGTTGAGACGAACGCCCAGCCTCGGGAAAGATATGGGGAACTGACGGCGGCGGCCCTTGCCGACGGAATTGCCAGGCGCTGGGGATTGGACAGAAAAAATCTGGATATGCATGTTTTGCAGGATCGCCAGAAGCGCCTCGCGGCGCTTGCCGCCGGAGAAATTTCCCCAGAGATAGCGTCGGCGACGGTAAAGCATAAGGGCAAAGAGGATTCTGTAACCGCTGATGATCCTCCGGAGAGTGCCACCCTTGAGGAGTTGTCAGGGCTGCCGCCCGTAAGAGAGAGCGGCTCTGCGACGAGGGCGAGTCTGGCGCCTTGGGCTGATGCAGCGGCGTCGCTGGTCATGCTGTCGGCGGACAGGGCAGAGAAACTGGGATGCAAGCCCTTGGCGAGAATGGCCGGGTTCGGGATCGCGGCGGGCAGTCCCCTCCTGCTGGAGAAGACGACTGTTCGTTCGATAAACAAGGCGCTTGCCATGTGCAATATATGCATGGAAGATATTGATTTCTTTGATATTCATTCTCCGTCTGCCGCATACGCCCTTGCCGTGGAAAATACGCTGGGCGAAGCGGTTTCGGGCAGGATCAACGTGGACGGAAGCAGCCTTTCCTTTGGTTGTCCCGGGGCGGCGACCGGGGGTGTTATGGCCGTTCGCCTGATCAGCAGATTAAGGGGGCAAAGGGGTCGGCGGGGGCTGATAAATGTCGGCGCCCTGGGCGGTCAGTCGCTTTCCGTCGTTATTGAAAGCGTATAA
- a CDS encoding acyl-CoA dehydrogenase has protein sequence MEFRYNVRDLQFILKEWLPMEEVFSCDRFRGKYALEDVDMYLSEGYKIAREILNPLNAEGDRIGAVFNGGTVVSPPGYREAYKFLQANGWGSSSECADLESTMPLTLYKAIFEMNSAACPALMSYIKLTSGAANLLIKFAGERERALFLPKMLSGDWQGTMCITEPNAGSDVGDAITRAIPTEDPRIYKIQGTKMFITGGDAGICENTIHMVLARPEGGAPGSAGLGLYIVPKFRVNEDGSLGEFNDVVTAGIEHKMGLRAHATALLNFGENDECCGIMVGPPPDARGRSQGLAMMFNMMNESRIGTGHNSNSQAAAAYAFASRYATERIQGRPFGEAKGGRVPIIRHEDVRRMLLDMKAVTEGVRAMIFRGFYCLDIAEHSPDREKARHYADMAAILTPLIKGYGSEATLGIIATAMQVLGGVGYTREYPIEQYLRDSKILTIWEGTTFIHGNDLVGRKMTMNGGSSFSGWMRGIREFAASHAGAASFAAETGMLLRGCDCLEGIKGSYDLWYGDLDNKRQFIPLNAVRALMVCAQVQIAECLLEQAFIAARRLEELPESHFDRSFYEGKIASARHYVRNILPAIFVRYENIKSEDRTCLDCSEEMLVVV, from the coding sequence ATGGAATTCAGGTATAATGTAAGGGATTTGCAGTTTATACTCAAGGAGTGGCTTCCGATGGAAGAGGTCTTTTCCTGTGACCGTTTCCGGGGAAAATACGCACTCGAGGATGTCGACATGTACCTCAGCGAGGGGTATAAAATAGCCAGGGAGATTTTGAATCCGCTCAATGCCGAGGGGGATAGGATCGGGGCGGTGTTTAACGGCGGGACAGTTGTCTCTCCCCCGGGCTATCGCGAGGCCTACAAATTTTTGCAGGCAAACGGCTGGGGATCTAGCAGCGAGTGCGCTGATCTGGAAAGCACCATGCCGCTTACGCTCTACAAAGCTATTTTTGAAATGAACTCCGCCGCGTGCCCGGCACTGATGTCCTACATCAAGCTGACAAGTGGCGCGGCCAATCTGCTTATAAAATTTGCCGGGGAAAGGGAGCGGGCGCTGTTTCTGCCGAAAATGCTCAGCGGCGACTGGCAGGGGACGATGTGCATCACCGAGCCGAATGCCGGCTCGGATGTGGGCGATGCGATAACCAGGGCGATTCCTACCGAGGATCCGAGGATTTACAAAATTCAGGGGACGAAGATGTTTATCACCGGCGGCGACGCCGGCATCTGCGAAAACACCATCCACATGGTTCTGGCCCGGCCCGAAGGAGGGGCGCCGGGATCGGCGGGGTTGGGGTTGTACATTGTTCCTAAATTCCGCGTGAACGAAGACGGTTCCCTGGGGGAATTCAACGATGTCGTGACCGCCGGGATCGAACACAAGATGGGGTTGCGCGCCCACGCGACGGCGCTGCTCAATTTCGGCGAGAATGACGAATGCTGCGGGATCATGGTTGGTCCCCCTCCCGACGCCAGGGGCCGCTCCCAAGGGCTGGCGATGATGTTCAACATGATGAACGAGTCCCGGATCGGCACGGGGCATAACTCCAACAGTCAGGCTGCCGCCGCTTATGCCTTTGCCTCGCGTTATGCGACGGAGAGGATCCAGGGACGGCCTTTCGGCGAGGCAAAGGGGGGACGTGTTCCGATCATCAGGCATGAGGATGTCCGCCGGATGCTGCTTGATATGAAGGCCGTAACCGAGGGAGTCCGGGCAATGATCTTCAGGGGATTCTACTGTCTCGATATTGCCGAACACTCGCCTGATCGAGAAAAGGCCCGCCACTACGCGGATATGGCGGCAATCCTGACACCGTTGATCAAGGGCTACGGAAGCGAGGCCACCCTCGGGATCATCGCGACGGCGATGCAGGTTTTGGGCGGGGTTGGTTATACCCGTGAATATCCGATCGAGCAGTACCTGCGGGACTCCAAAATCCTGACGATCTGGGAGGGAACCACCTTCATCCACGGTAATGACCTGGTCGGCAGGAAGATGACGATGAACGGTGGCTCTTCCTTTTCCGGCTGGATGCGTGGCATCAGGGAATTTGCAGCTTCTCATGCGGGCGCTGCCTCCTTCGCCGCAGAGACAGGAATGCTTCTTAGGGGATGCGATTGTCTTGAGGGAATAAAAGGCAGCTACGATCTCTGGTATGGGGATCTGGATAACAAGAGACAATTTATTCCGCTCAACGCGGTGCGGGCGCTTATGGTCTGTGCGCAGGTGCAGATAGCGGAGTGCCTGCTTGAGCAGGCTTTCATTGCCGCCCGCAGGCTGGAAGAATTGCCGGAGAGCCATTTCGACCGTTCTTTTTATGAAGGGAAAATCGCCAGCGCCAGGCACTATGTGCGCAATATTCTGCCGGCGATCTTTGTCCGATATGAAAACATCAAGAGCGAGGACAGGACATGCTTGGATTGCAGCGAGGAGATGCTGGTTGTAGTATAA
- a CDS encoding rhodanese-like domain-containing protein — translation MKKFFFFLGAVVMVWGMALPSFGADGVKPLIIDVRTEAEWNEGHLEGAILIPYESIGEKVGAVAKDKSSRIYVYCRSGRRSQIAKETLEKIHYKDVVNLGALKDAARTMKRKIVK, via the coding sequence ATGAAAAAGTTTTTTTTCTTTTTGGGAGCGGTGGTAATGGTTTGGGGGATGGCATTGCCATCTTTCGGCGCTGACGGCGTAAAACCGCTGATCATCGATGTTCGAACCGAAGCCGAATGGAACGAAGGCCATCTCGAGGGCGCCATCCTGATTCCTTACGAATCGATCGGGGAGAAGGTGGGGGCCGTTGCCAAAGACAAGTCCAGTCGCATTTACGTCTATTGTCGAAGCGGCAGAAGATCTCAAATAGCGAAGGAAACCCTCGAAAAAATCCACTACAAGGATGTCGTGAATCTCGGAGCGCTTAAAGACGCGGCCAGGACAATGAAGCGCAAGATTGTAAAGTAA
- a CDS encoding 3-hydroxybutyryl-CoA dehydrogenase (converts (S)-3-hydroxybutanoyl-CoA to 3-acetoacetyl-CoA), which yields MEIKKIMVVGSGFMGAGIAQVALQAGFDVVMNDTTPELAERGVAKITENFDRLVSKGKLDEDRKKNLLARVARSFSLEDAAGADLAIEAAFENFDVKKGIFEKLDAVCRPEVIFATNTSSISITKLAAVVKRPDRFIGMHFFSPVPVMELVEIISGLKTSAETAETIMGIAKRMGKQGVRVKDVPGFLVNRINSALRNEAYNCMTEGVASIEDIDRALKLALRHPMGPFELADFVGLDVGLAVARTLHDGYKDVKWRPNLTLEKLVRSGDLGRKTGKGWYDYTSGEKKPRKDVDF from the coding sequence GTGGAGATAAAAAAAATCATGGTTGTCGGGTCGGGATTCATGGGGGCGGGGATCGCCCAGGTTGCCCTGCAGGCGGGATTCGATGTTGTTATGAATGATACGACCCCGGAACTTGCCGAGCGGGGAGTGGCGAAGATTACAGAAAATTTTGATCGACTTGTTTCCAAAGGAAAGCTTGATGAAGACAGAAAAAAGAATCTGCTGGCGAGGGTGGCGAGAAGTTTCAGCCTGGAGGATGCCGCCGGGGCTGATCTGGCGATCGAGGCGGCCTTCGAGAATTTTGACGTCAAAAAAGGAATTTTTGAAAAGCTCGATGCTGTTTGCCGGCCCGAGGTAATTTTCGCGACCAACACCTCCTCTATATCAATTACCAAACTGGCAGCAGTGGTAAAACGCCCCGACCGGTTTATCGGCATGCATTTTTTCAGTCCCGTGCCGGTTATGGAGCTTGTGGAAATCATCAGCGGGCTGAAGACATCTGCTGAAACCGCGGAGACGATCATGGGGATCGCCAAGCGGATGGGCAAACAGGGTGTCCGGGTAAAGGACGTTCCCGGATTTCTGGTCAACCGGATCAACAGCGCCCTGCGCAATGAGGCCTATAACTGCATGACGGAAGGGGTTGCCAGTATCGAGGATATCGACCGGGCCCTGAAGCTCGCCCTCCGGCATCCAATGGGGCCCTTCGAACTGGCCGATTTTGTCGGTCTTGATGTCGGTTTGGCGGTTGCCAGGACGTTGCACGATGGTTACAAGGATGTCAAGTGGAGGCCAAACCTGACCCTGGAAAAACTCGTTCGGAGCGGCGATCTGGGAAGAAAAACCGGCAAGGGCTGGTACGATTACACATCAGGTGAGAAAAAACCGCGAAAGGATGTGGATTTTTAA
- a CDS encoding 3-keto-5-aminohexanoate cleavage protein, whose amino-acid sequence MNDDKIIISVAPTGSWATKSHNPGLPVTPEEIAGAALSCWREGAAVVHVHVRDDEGRMTCDRSRFQKVKELIRSQGCDIIINFTASGGAGRVGEEERFNSLSAAPELASLDAGSMNFNDRVFLNPPDFLEELARRMLAAAVKPEIEVFDSGMIENAMTLVKKGLISTPLWWQFVFGVKGGAPATARSLVHLVESLPPESLWSVCAIGRHQLPMNMLALAMGGHVRTGLEDNLYYRQGELAKDNAQLVARLTRISRECGREPATPDEARQLLGLKRLS is encoded by the coding sequence ATGAACGACGATAAAATCATTATTTCGGTTGCGCCCACGGGCAGTTGGGCGACCAAGAGTCATAACCCCGGCCTTCCCGTAACCCCCGAGGAAATTGCCGGGGCGGCGCTTTCGTGTTGGCGGGAAGGAGCGGCGGTTGTCCATGTTCATGTCCGCGACGATGAAGGAAGGATGACCTGCGACCGGTCGCGTTTCCAAAAGGTAAAGGAACTTATCCGTTCTCAGGGGTGCGATATCATAATAAATTTTACGGCGAGTGGCGGCGCTGGCCGGGTCGGGGAGGAGGAGCGCTTCAACAGCCTTTCCGCCGCGCCGGAACTGGCTTCGCTGGACGCCGGTTCCATGAACTTCAATGATCGCGTCTTTCTCAATCCGCCGGATTTTCTGGAGGAACTTGCCCGGAGGATGCTGGCGGCCGCTGTCAAGCCGGAGATTGAAGTCTTCGATAGCGGGATGATAGAGAATGCCATGACGCTGGTGAAGAAGGGGTTGATCTCAACGCCTTTGTGGTGGCAGTTTGTTTTTGGGGTAAAAGGGGGAGCGCCGGCGACGGCCCGATCGCTTGTTCATCTGGTGGAAAGCCTGCCTCCTGAATCACTCTGGTCGGTTTGCGCCATCGGGCGGCACCAGTTGCCGATGAACATGCTGGCCCTTGCAATGGGAGGGCATGTCCGTACGGGACTTGAGGACAACCTTTATTACAGACAGGGAGAACTTGCCAAAGACAATGCCCAGTTGGTTGCCCGACTGACCCGCATATCCAGGGAATGCGGCCGGGAACCGGCAACCCCGGATGAGGCGCGTCAATTGCTCGGGTTGAAAAGGTTGTCATGA
- a CDS encoding 3-hydroxyacyl-CoA dehydrogenase family protein, whose amino-acid sequence MNGIKNVAVIGAGTMGHSLAQVFAGGGLNVRLVDQDEKILENARNLIDSNIRTLMETGFWEGGEPAAVLERIECTTDFDIAASAADLVIEAVSEDRAVKKAVFDRLDAVCPPHAIFASNTSYMDIFSFVNTKRPDKVLIAHWFAPPHIVPLVEIVRGESTSDETVHAVKSLLVKLGKTPVVISRFLPGFIVNRLQSALRNEVLYLLDNGYATAAEIDQATKAGFALRMPIVGLVKKMDFTGLDLTQKAIANADYRSPAQQTAYRSVDRLVAEGKLGVKTGAGFYDYGGRSPGEIMKERDVKLLKLLQFMKDIGELAPAEAGEKPIR is encoded by the coding sequence ATGAACGGGATCAAGAATGTGGCTGTAATCGGGGCGGGAACGATGGGTCACTCGCTGGCCCAGGTATTCGCCGGCGGGGGGTTGAATGTCCGGTTGGTCGATCAAGACGAAAAAATCCTGGAAAACGCCAGAAATTTGATCGATTCCAACATCCGGACGCTTATGGAAACCGGATTCTGGGAGGGCGGAGAGCCGGCCGCCGTTTTAGAAAGGATTGAGTGTACGACTGATTTTGATATTGCGGCCAGTGCGGCCGATCTCGTGATCGAGGCGGTTTCCGAGGACCGTGCCGTCAAAAAGGCGGTTTTCGACAGGCTTGATGCAGTCTGCCCGCCACATGCCATCTTTGCCAGCAACACGTCCTATATGGACATCTTCAGTTTTGTCAATACGAAAAGACCGGACAAGGTTCTCATCGCCCACTGGTTTGCTCCGCCCCATATCGTGCCGCTGGTGGAAATTGTCCGGGGGGAGTCCACCTCCGACGAGACGGTCCATGCGGTCAAGTCGCTCCTGGTGAAGCTGGGTAAAACACCCGTGGTGATTTCCCGATTTCTGCCGGGATTCATCGTCAACCGGCTCCAGAGCGCCCTTCGCAATGAGGTGCTGTACCTGCTGGACAACGGATACGCGACAGCCGCAGAGATAGATCAGGCGACCAAGGCCGGTTTTGCCCTTCGCATGCCGATTGTCGGGCTGGTTAAGAAAATGGACTTTACCGGGCTGGACCTTACCCAGAAGGCCATTGCAAACGCCGATTACAGATCGCCGGCGCAGCAGACAGCCTACCGGTCAGTTGATCGTCTGGTTGCCGAAGGAAAGCTTGGCGTTAAGACGGGCGCCGGATTTTACGATTACGGCGGCCGTTCTCCCGGTGAGATTATGAAGGAAAGGGACGTAAAGCTTTTGAAACTTCTGCAATTTATGAAGGATATCGGGGAGCTTGCCCCTGCCGAAGCGGGTGAAAAACCGATTCGCTAA
- a CDS encoding thiolase family protein, with protein MNEVVIVDMARSAIGRHGGTIKDVPFMDLLGQTARAIVERNAARIKPEAYDYVIMGHVKQSTIAANTARNLVFAIGLPEETPAFTDTMACASGMLSIMEGYEFIKNGFADVILAGGVEWMSGGEFFLSDTANQAFGNGDVKLLDSIATGGPGAAPVERYGHIPMGITAENLVELHNISREEQDNFSLRSQRLAVAAIDRGDFRAEIVPVRYKKSDGSDGVFAADEFPRRETTLEGLAKLKPVFKKDGTVTAGSSSGRNDGAAVAIIMSAKKARELGVTPRARVIACGVAGVDPRLMGRGPVPATAIALKKAGLKFADLDIVELNEAFAGQSLAVMREWKNMYGVNDEWFDEKVNLWGGAIALGHPLGASGCIITTKLLYGLERTGGRYGLATLCCAGGIGGALIIERQKRREGEVS; from the coding sequence ATGAATGAGGTTGTCATCGTTGATATGGCCAGGAGCGCCATCGGCAGACACGGCGGGACGATAAAAGATGTCCCGTTTATGGACCTGCTGGGGCAGACGGCAAGGGCAATAGTGGAGCGAAATGCCGCAAGGATAAAACCGGAGGCCTATGATTATGTAATCATGGGGCATGTAAAGCAAAGCACGATTGCCGCGAATACGGCGCGCAATCTGGTCTTTGCAATCGGACTTCCCGAGGAAACCCCGGCCTTTACCGACACCATGGCCTGTGCCTCGGGGATGCTTTCCATCATGGAGGGGTACGAGTTCATAAAAAATGGTTTTGCCGATGTTATCCTGGCCGGAGGCGTGGAATGGATGAGCGGGGGGGAGTTTTTTCTCTCCGACACGGCCAATCAGGCCTTTGGCAACGGAGATGTAAAACTGCTTGATTCCATTGCGACCGGCGGTCCGGGGGCGGCCCCTGTCGAACGTTACGGTCATATCCCGATGGGCATAACGGCGGAGAATCTTGTGGAACTCCACAATATATCCCGTGAAGAGCAGGATAATTTCTCCTTGCGCAGCCAGAGACTGGCGGTTGCGGCGATAGACCGGGGGGACTTCAGAGCCGAAATCGTCCCGGTAAGGTATAAAAAGTCGGACGGAAGCGATGGCGTCTTTGCTGCTGACGAATTCCCGCGCCGGGAAACGACCTTGGAAGGTTTGGCAAAGCTCAAGCCTGTTTTCAAAAAAGACGGTACGGTGACGGCGGGAAGCTCCTCGGGAAGAAACGACGGGGCGGCGGTTGCCATTATAATGTCAGCTAAAAAGGCCAGGGAACTCGGCGTGACGCCAAGGGCGCGGGTAATCGCCTGCGGGGTTGCCGGGGTTGATCCGCGCCTTATGGGCAGGGGCCCCGTGCCGGCGACGGCGATTGCCCTGAAGAAGGCGGGGCTTAAATTTGCCGATCTGGATATAGTGGAGCTCAACGAGGCGTTTGCCGGTCAGAGCCTCGCCGTAATGCGGGAATGGAAAAATATGTACGGGGTAAATGATGAGTGGTTTGATGAAAAGGTGAACCTCTGGGGCGGCGCGATCGCCCTGGGTCATCCGCTGGGCGCCAGCGGCTGCATAATCACCACAAAATTACTTTACGGTCTTGAAAGAACCGGGGGCCGTTACGGGCTCGCCACCCTCTGCTGCGCGGGAGGGATCGGCGGAGCGCTGATTATCGAGCGTCAAAAAAGGCGGGAAGGAGAGGTCTCTTGA
- a CDS encoding enoyl-CoA hydratase/isomerase family protein: protein MSVEYEKRGDIAVVTMNNPPVNGLGLSTRSGILEGVKRALADEAVRAIVITGAGKAFSGGADIREFNKPESYAEPNLLQVIEEIEKAGKPVVAAVHSVAMGGGLELALGCHYRVAAPGARIAFPEVKLGLLPGAGGTQRMPRAVGVETALMMIVTGDPASSEKLSRTKLFDRMVAGDVLTGAVEFARSIAAIRPLPKLSEKKVEFPGFNEFIERARQGVGKKAGRFPAPLLCVECVAASVTSSFAEGMKLEHNTFMELVETTESKALRHYFFAERLAAKIPDMPEDIPKRVIRKAAVIGAGTMGSGIAMNFANAGIPVVILEANEEFLNRGLGIIGGNYENSLKKGKLTPETFQQRMNMLKGALSYDDVRDADIVIEAVFEDLAVKEGVFRKLDEVMKTGAILASNTSTLDINRIAAFTKRPADVLGTHFFSPANIMKLLEIVRGAKTSPEVLASTMALAKKIRKIGVVSGVCDGFIGNRMIEQYGRQAGFLLEEGGLPAQIDRAMEAFGFAMGPFRMSDLAGNDVAWYIRKRRYVERPEMIYSKAADILCENGRFGQKTGAGWYDYHPGDHTPNPSEWVRDMVIAHSRELGVERRSVSDAEIVERLVYALVNEAAYILEEGIAQRASDIDVVYLMGYGFPLHRGGPMFYADTVGLSNVVKAMEKYAAGRYGELWKPAPLLQKLAAAGKTFT from the coding sequence ATGAGCGTAGAATACGAAAAAAGAGGAGACATTGCGGTTGTCACCATGAATAATCCGCCTGTCAACGGCCTTGGGCTCTCGACTCGCAGTGGTATTTTGGAGGGTGTGAAAAGGGCGCTTGCCGATGAGGCCGTCCGGGCGATTGTCATCACCGGTGCGGGGAAAGCCTTTTCCGGCGGGGCGGATATAAGGGAATTCAACAAACCGGAGAGCTACGCCGAGCCGAACCTGCTTCAGGTGATCGAGGAAATTGAAAAGGCCGGCAAGCCCGTTGTGGCGGCGGTTCATTCGGTAGCAATGGGCGGTGGTCTTGAACTGGCGCTGGGGTGCCATTACCGTGTTGCCGCGCCAGGCGCCCGGATTGCCTTTCCCGAGGTGAAGCTGGGCCTTCTTCCCGGGGCGGGGGGAACCCAGCGGATGCCCCGGGCGGTGGGTGTTGAAACAGCTCTGATGATGATTGTCACAGGCGACCCCGCTTCTTCTGAAAAACTTTCCCGGACCAAACTGTTTGACCGGATGGTAGCGGGGGACGTTCTGACCGGGGCGGTGGAATTTGCCCGTTCGATTGCCGCTATCCGTCCGTTGCCGAAATTATCAGAGAAAAAGGTAGAATTTCCGGGATTTAACGAATTTATCGAGAGGGCGCGCCAGGGCGTCGGGAAAAAAGCTGGACGCTTTCCCGCGCCTCTGCTATGCGTCGAATGTGTGGCCGCGTCGGTGACCTCTTCGTTTGCGGAGGGGATGAAGCTGGAGCACAACACGTTTATGGAGCTTGTCGAAACGACGGAGAGCAAGGCTCTGCGACACTATTTCTTCGCCGAGCGACTGGCCGCGAAGATCCCCGATATGCCGGAAGACATCCCCAAAAGGGTTATCAGGAAAGCGGCGGTCATAGGGGCCGGGACGATGGGGAGCGGAATCGCGATGAATTTTGCCAACGCGGGGATTCCTGTTGTTATCCTTGAGGCCAACGAAGAATTTCTGAACCGTGGGCTGGGAATCATCGGCGGAAATTATGAAAATTCACTGAAAAAGGGAAAGCTGACCCCCGAGACGTTTCAGCAGCGAATGAATATGTTGAAGGGCGCCCTTTCCTACGACGATGTCCGGGATGCAGACATCGTCATCGAGGCGGTGTTCGAGGATCTCGCGGTCAAGGAGGGGGTGTTCCGGAAACTTGACGAGGTAATGAAGACGGGCGCCATTCTCGCGTCCAATACCTCCACGCTCGATATCAACCGGATCGCCGCGTTCACAAAGCGGCCCGCCGACGTTCTCGGCACCCATTTCTTCAGCCCGGCAAATATCATGAAACTGCTGGAAATTGTGCGGGGCGCCAAAACTTCCCCGGAGGTTCTTGCCTCGACGATGGCGCTTGCGAAGAAAATAAGGAAAATCGGGGTGGTATCAGGTGTATGCGACGGTTTCATCGGGAACCGAATGATCGAGCAGTACGGGAGACAGGCGGGGTTTCTTCTGGAGGAAGGCGGCCTTCCCGCACAGATCGACCGTGCGATGGAGGCGTTCGGGTTTGCGATGGGGCCATTCAGGATGAGCGATCTGGCCGGAAATGATGTCGCCTGGTACATCCGCAAGCGCCGCTACGTGGAGCGACCGGAGATGATCTACTCGAAGGCGGCCGATATTCTGTGTGAAAACGGCCGTTTTGGACAGAAGACCGGTGCCGGCTGGTACGATTACCATCCCGGCGATCATACGCCTAATCCGTCGGAGTGGGTGAGAGACATGGTCATCGCTCATTCCCGGGAGCTTGGCGTGGAGCGGCGTTCGGTCTCTGACGCGGAGATTGTCGAGAGACTCGTTTATGCGCTGGTCAACGAGGCTGCGTACATACTCGAAGAGGGAATAGCCCAGCGGGCTTCGGATATCGACGTTGTCTATCTGATGGGGTATGGATTCCCGCTGCACCGGGGCGGGCCTATGTTCTATGCCGACACGGTGGGACTTTCGAATGTGGTCAAGGCAATGGAAAAATACGCCGCCGGCCGCTACGGCGAGCTGTGGAAGCCTGCTCCGCTTCTGCAGAAACTTGCCGCCGCGGGCAAGACGTTTACCTGA
- a CDS encoding TRAP transporter large permease subunit, producing the protein MMDTWLLTIIVFSLLVGFLLTGIPIAFVLLAMGAIGTFYVWGSKGLLMISQTAYGEATDYILLAIPLFVLMANVLKFSGMADELYEIAYRWMGRLRGGLAMGTVAICAIFAAMSGISSAATVSMGLIALPSMLSRGYDKSLALGSINAGGALGILIPPSIIMVLYGSMTDVSVGQLFAGGIIPGILLTVIFIVYIAIRCAMNKGLGPPGEEHFTLRQKIATIKGVLAPLLLVVLVLGVMYLGIATPTEAAGIGAAGAFFAAAIHRRLSWANVKKSLIDTMSLTVMIFWLIIGANTFTHFLAYAGIQDMIQKAILSLEINRWFIMIIIQGIYFILGCFLDPAGILLLTTPIFVPVVANLGFDPLWFGIVFTINMEMAYITPPFGFNLFILKGVAPPEITMTDIYESVWPFAVCQALALATVMAWPELVLYLPSLMVRT; encoded by the coding sequence ATGATGGATACCTGGCTCCTTACCATTATCGTTTTCAGTCTGTTGGTTGGTTTTTTGCTCACGGGAATTCCCATTGCCTTTGTGCTTCTGGCCATGGGCGCAATTGGAACTTTTTATGTCTGGGGAAGCAAGGGGCTGCTGATGATTTCCCAGACAGCCTACGGCGAGGCTACGGATTATATCCTTCTGGCCATCCCCCTTTTTGTGCTGATGGCCAACGTGCTCAAATTCTCCGGCATGGCGGATGAGCTCTATGAGATTGCCTACCGTTGGATGGGCCGGCTCCGGGGAGGGCTGGCCATGGGTACGGTGGCAATCTGTGCGATCTTTGCAGCCATGTCGGGGATCAGCTCGGCCGCAACCGTTTCGATGGGGCTCATCGCCCTTCCTTCGATGCTCTCCCGGGGATACGACAAAAGCCTTGCCCTGGGCAGCATCAATGCGGGGGGCGCCCTGGGGATTCTCATTCCCCCTTCGATCATTATGGTGCTTTACGGCAGCATGACCGATGTCTCCGTAGGGCAGCTTTTTGCCGGGGGCATCATTCCGGGGATCCTGCTGACGGTGATTTTTATCGTCTATATCGCCATCCGCTGCGCCATGAACAAGGGGCTTGGCCCCCCGGGAGAAGAGCATTTTACACTGAGACAGAAGATTGCCACGATCAAAGGGGTGCTAGCTCCTCTCCTGCTTGTGGTTCTGGTGCTGGGCGTCATGTATCTGGGAATAGCCACGCCCACGGAGGCCGCAGGCATCGGGGCGGCAGGGGCATTCTTTGCGGCCGCCATCCATCGGCGGCTTTCCTGGGCGAATGTAAAAAAATCACTAATCGATACGATGAGCCTGACGGTCATGATCTTCTGGCTCATCATCGGCGCCAATACCTTTACCCATTTCCTGGCCTATGCGGGGATTCAGGATATGATCCAGAAGGCTATACTTTCGTTGGAAATTAACCGCTGGTTCATCATGATCATCATCCAGGGCATCTACTTTATACTTGGCTGTTTTCTCGATCCTGCCGGGATTCTTCTGCTGACGACCCCCATTTTTGTCCCGGTTGTCGCCAACCTCGGCTTCGATCCCCTGTGGTTCGGGATTGTATTCACGATAAATATGGAAATGGCCTATATCACACCGCCCTTCGGCTTTAACCTCTTCATCCTCAAAGGGGTTGCGCCGCCGGAAATAACCATGACTGACATCTACGAATCGGTATGGCCTTTTGCCGTCTGCCAGGCGCTTGCCCTGGCGACAGTTATGGCGTGGCCGGAGCTCGTCCTTTACCTGCCATCATTGATGGTTAGAACCTGA